In Fodinibius saliphilus, a genomic segment contains:
- a CDS encoding tetratricopeptide repeat protein produces MGQKTDKILERAKVNFKKGNNENALRLFNQVLNREPTHTEALRNKGLLKMMEGNYKEAEEFLLFAIDQQPKDDQLYQMLGSFYQNNNEPDKALAQFEKSIDLNAQNHLAHKRLGMLFANALNDHDNAVAHFNKAIEINNKETDLYFNRGCSNMILQDMTKAKEDFRKAADLGHSKALDMLDQYFS; encoded by the coding sequence ATGGGCCAGAAAACGGACAAAATTTTAGAACGTGCCAAAGTTAATTTTAAGAAGGGTAACAATGAGAATGCTCTTAGGCTATTTAACCAGGTACTAAACCGTGAACCTACCCACACCGAGGCATTACGGAATAAAGGCCTACTTAAGATGATGGAAGGCAATTATAAAGAGGCCGAAGAATTTTTGCTTTTTGCTATTGACCAACAGCCTAAAGATGACCAGCTTTATCAAATGCTGGGAAGCTTTTATCAAAATAACAATGAACCTGATAAAGCCTTGGCACAATTTGAAAAGTCTATCGATTTAAATGCACAAAATCATCTTGCTCATAAAAGGTTAGGTATGTTGTTTGCTAATGCCCTTAATGATCATGACAATGCTGTCGCCCACTTTAATAAAGCTATAGAAATTAATAATAAAGAAACCGATCTTTACTTTAACCGTGGATGCAGTAATATGATCTTACAGGATATGACGAAGGCTAAAGAAGATTTCAGGAAGGCCGCAGATCTCGGGCATAGTAAAGCTCTAGATATGTTGGATCAATATTTTAGCTAA
- a CDS encoding alpha/beta fold hydrolase, which translates to MEKNFFAGLTGWKKYALGYVLLLLASHFVLWVLNQPLPKEQTAERSVTVHVVEGDSILSDLEIEIHYEDIYTGNKKDPAVMLLLPGGPEGPEVFEGLKKKLSDKYRLIIPHLPGYNNGRGLSDLPDYSFESLALYTNQLLEKLELSSTHLIGYGLGGASAIYLSHDYPEKVSSISLVSSIGVQELELLGSYRLNHLVHGLQLGTVWVLHNAVPHFGLLNAIGINVSYAKSHYESDQRPLRKYLKEYENPMLILHGEMDPLVPLAAAKEHHRIVPQSILKIFKADHDLIETKTDSIAQALNSFVSKVERGEAMIASTAPEQRVQQAKQPFSNMEFQRFKGVSLLIIMLIIILATLVSEDLTCIGAGLLAARGLIGFWPATIASFIGIFIGDIGLYLVGRYMGRPAVRRAPFKWMISEKDLDKSAEWFKARGPAIIIASRFLPGSRLPTYFSAGVIGAGFWMFTTYFLLAAIIWTPMLVGISKLLGNELIRYFSLYHNYAIWVFLGAIVFLVMMVKVILPAFSYKGRRLLISRYRRLTSWEFWSPFILYTPVFCYVIYLGIKYRCLTQFTASNPALPHGGFVGESKVQVLKLFNSDDVACYRLIPVHIDLLEKKKRAESFMEEHDLSFPIVLKPNVGERGRGVKVIRSIQAMQNYLEAAEHETIIQEYVQGDEFGLFYYRYPDSTTGNIYSITTKKGLKVIGDGQKTIEELILDDEQAVSLAKMHLRQNEDQLYEVPDEGEIISIVDIGTHARGAIFKEGRDLITDKLTRSMDEICKPAAGFFFGRFDIKTTSPEYLKRGEQITILEANGVSSESTNIYDSRYSYLDAQCILMKQWKLAFEIGKENQRRGIKPTPVFEFLKSIFNALKKN; encoded by the coding sequence ATGGAAAAGAACTTTTTTGCCGGTCTTACGGGGTGGAAAAAATATGCTCTTGGTTATGTATTATTATTACTGGCCTCACATTTTGTACTATGGGTTTTAAATCAACCACTGCCAAAAGAACAAACAGCAGAGCGTTCGGTTACTGTACATGTAGTGGAAGGTGACAGCATTTTAAGCGATTTAGAAATAGAAATCCACTACGAGGATATCTATACGGGGAATAAGAAAGATCCTGCTGTAATGCTTTTATTGCCGGGTGGACCGGAAGGGCCGGAGGTGTTTGAAGGGTTGAAAAAAAAGCTTTCAGATAAATATCGTCTCATCATTCCTCACTTACCTGGATATAACAACGGAAGAGGACTTTCAGATCTGCCAGATTACTCTTTTGAGTCGTTAGCTTTATATACAAACCAGTTGTTGGAAAAGCTAGAACTTTCGTCTACACATCTGATAGGGTACGGGCTGGGAGGTGCCAGTGCAATTTATTTATCACATGATTATCCGGAAAAAGTATCTTCTATAAGTCTTGTATCATCCATTGGTGTACAGGAACTGGAGCTCTTAGGGAGCTACCGTTTAAACCACTTAGTTCATGGTTTGCAACTGGGTACCGTATGGGTCTTACATAATGCAGTTCCTCATTTCGGGTTGTTGAATGCAATCGGAATTAACGTGTCCTATGCTAAAAGTCATTATGAATCAGACCAACGCCCACTTCGCAAGTATCTTAAAGAATATGAAAATCCTATGCTCATTTTACATGGTGAGATGGATCCCTTAGTTCCCTTAGCTGCAGCCAAGGAACATCATCGAATTGTTCCTCAAAGTATTCTAAAGATTTTTAAAGCAGATCATGACCTGATTGAAACAAAAACTGATTCTATAGCTCAGGCTTTAAACAGCTTTGTTTCTAAGGTAGAAAGAGGAGAGGCTATGATAGCAAGTACTGCTCCTGAGCAGCGTGTTCAGCAGGCAAAGCAACCGTTTTCAAACATGGAGTTTCAGAGGTTTAAGGGGGTATCTCTGCTTATAATCATGCTTATTATTATTTTGGCAACTCTGGTAAGTGAAGATTTAACCTGTATTGGAGCGGGATTATTAGCTGCGCGCGGGCTCATCGGTTTTTGGCCGGCTACCATAGCAAGTTTTATTGGGATATTTATAGGTGATATTGGACTTTATCTTGTCGGACGTTATATGGGACGTCCGGCCGTTCGTCGTGCTCCTTTTAAATGGATGATCTCTGAAAAAGATCTTGATAAAAGTGCGGAGTGGTTTAAAGCCAGAGGTCCGGCTATTATTATTGCCAGCCGATTTTTGCCGGGAAGTCGCTTACCCACATATTTTAGTGCGGGGGTGATTGGTGCAGGTTTCTGGATGTTTACCACTTATTTTTTGTTAGCTGCCATTATCTGGACTCCTATGCTGGTAGGTATATCTAAGTTACTGGGTAATGAATTAATACGATATTTTTCGCTTTACCATAATTATGCAATCTGGGTTTTTCTGGGAGCGATTGTATTCTTGGTTATGATGGTAAAAGTGATACTACCTGCATTCAGTTATAAAGGCCGAAGGTTATTGATTTCCCGATATCGACGCTTAACAAGTTGGGAGTTTTGGTCACCGTTTATTTTGTACACCCCGGTTTTTTGTTATGTGATATATCTTGGTATCAAATATCGTTGCCTAACGCAGTTTACAGCTTCAAATCCGGCACTTCCTCATGGCGGTTTTGTTGGAGAATCGAAGGTTCAAGTTTTGAAACTCTTTAATTCAGACGATGTTGCTTGTTATCGATTAATACCTGTTCATATTGACTTGTTAGAGAAAAAGAAACGAGCAGAATCATTTATGGAAGAGCATGATTTATCTTTTCCTATTGTGTTAAAACCGAATGTTGGGGAACGAGGTAGGGGGGTAAAAGTGATTAGGAGTATTCAGGCTATGCAAAATTACCTGGAGGCTGCAGAGCACGAGACCATTATTCAAGAATATGTGCAAGGAGATGAATTTGGGCTCTTTTATTATCGTTATCCGGATTCTACTACTGGGAATATCTATTCTATTACTACTAAGAAAGGCTTAAAGGTTATAGGAGATGGCCAAAAAACGATAGAAGAACTAATTCTTGATGATGAACAGGCTGTGAGCTTGGCCAAAATGCATCTTCGCCAGAATGAAGATCAACTATACGAGGTTCCGGATGAAGGAGAGATCATTTCTATTGTAGATATTGGTACCCATGCGCGAGGCGCAATATTTAAAGAGGGCAGGGATTTGATTACGGATAAATTGACTCGAAGTATGGATGAAATTTGTAAACCTGCCGCAGGTTTTTTCTTTGGTCGGTTTGATATTAAAACGACTTCCCCCGAATACCTTAAAAGGGGGGAACAGATAACAATACTGGAAGCAAATGGAGTCTCATCGGAGTCGACAAATATCTACGACTCTCGCTATTCATATTTGGATGCTCAATGCATTCTGATGAAACAGTGGAAACTGGCTTTTGAGATAGGAAAAGAGAACCAACGAAGGGGTATTAAACCAACTCCAGTCTTTGAATTTTTAAAGAGTATTTTTAATGCTCTCAAAAAGAATTGA
- a CDS encoding lysophospholipid acyltransferase family protein, with protein sequence MIKYIRASIRLVLFFAVSLMTVLLVAAGNILLPFISRNWAVRWKNNIIKRWAWITGYLIGLNLTVNGSPPNPPFFLVSNHLSYVDVIPLWRYLNATFIAKSEIKSWPFFGWGTKVLGVLFIDRELKRDVKRMNSQISDVISKQQGVLLFPEGTSTKGAAVNTFNASLLQYPAKVKMPVHYATITYKTSNPAKPASLNVCWWGDMEFLPHFWELLKLKSFKATITFGRQPISSTDRKKLAEDLKQEVSRNFSPVTIEEVPQ encoded by the coding sequence ATGATCAAGTATATACGAGCATCTATACGATTGGTCCTATTCTTTGCCGTTTCATTAATGACGGTGCTTTTGGTTGCGGCAGGAAATATACTATTACCATTCATTAGCCGTAATTGGGCTGTTAGATGGAAAAATAACATCATTAAAAGATGGGCTTGGATAACGGGATATTTAATAGGTCTTAATTTAACGGTTAATGGATCTCCTCCCAACCCTCCCTTTTTTTTGGTATCCAATCATCTGAGCTATGTCGATGTTATTCCCTTGTGGCGATATCTGAACGCTACTTTTATAGCCAAAAGTGAAATAAAATCATGGCCTTTCTTCGGTTGGGGAACAAAAGTATTAGGTGTTCTTTTCATAGATCGGGAATTAAAACGGGATGTAAAACGGATGAATAGCCAAATATCGGATGTAATTTCAAAACAACAAGGAGTTTTATTGTTTCCCGAAGGTACAAGCACCAAGGGGGCTGCTGTTAACACTTTTAATGCGTCATTATTGCAATATCCGGCTAAAGTAAAGATGCCCGTTCATTATGCGACCATTACTTATAAAACTTCTAACCCTGCTAAGCCGGCTTCTTTAAATGTTTGCTGGTGGGGGGATATGGAATTTCTACCACATTTTTGGGAATTGTTAAAATTGAAAAGTTTTAAAGCGACAATTACATTTGGTAGGCAGCCGATCTCTAGTACTGATCGAAAAAAACTTGCCGAGGATTTAAAACAAGAGGTAAGTCGTAACTTTTCACCCGTGACTATCGAAGAAGTACCACAGTGA
- a CDS encoding GNAT family N-acetyltransferase: protein MSEDKDFSKQLVSSQKYLVRLAETEAELRKAQSLRYQVFNVELDEGLERSHKTGLDVDKYDQQCDHLLVIDKESGSVIGTYRMQTYETAVQHEGFYTSDEYCIENLSVDILKGSVEVGRACIHENHRNGRVLYLLWRGIAEYMKLTESRYLFGCCSLSSTDPTEGWIVMDYLKEKGLLHSDYTIGVKGEFDCPEVSRDKEAWKKVELPQLFKLYVDLGAKILSRPALDKQFKTIDYLILVDIMGLDERTKALFLK, encoded by the coding sequence ATGTCTGAAGACAAGGATTTTTCTAAGCAATTGGTATCCTCCCAAAAATACTTGGTACGTTTAGCCGAAACAGAGGCAGAGTTACGTAAAGCTCAATCGTTACGGTACCAGGTTTTTAATGTAGAACTGGATGAGGGCTTGGAACGGTCTCATAAAACAGGGTTAGATGTCGATAAATATGATCAACAGTGTGATCATCTGCTTGTTATAGACAAAGAGTCGGGGTCAGTAATTGGAACCTATCGAATGCAGACGTACGAAACGGCTGTCCAGCACGAAGGTTTTTATACTTCGGATGAATATTGCATAGAAAATCTATCGGTTGATATCCTGAAAGGATCAGTAGAAGTCGGACGGGCCTGTATTCATGAAAATCATCGTAATGGACGCGTATTGTATCTACTTTGGCGGGGTATCGCTGAATATATGAAGCTCACCGAGAGTCGATATCTTTTTGGTTGTTGTTCCCTTAGCAGTACCGATCCTACCGAAGGATGGATTGTGATGGACTATTTAAAGGAGAAGGGATTATTGCATTCTGATTATACTATCGGAGTGAAAGGAGAGTTTGATTGTCCGGAAGTTAGTCGCGATAAAGAGGCATGGAAGAAGGTAGAGTTACCTCAACTGTTTAAACTTTATGTTGATTTGGGGGCTAAGATTCTGTCTCGACCTGCCTTGGATAAACAGTTTAAAACAATTGATTACCTTATTCTAGTGGATATAATGGGTCTTGACGAACGAACAAAAGCTCTATTCTTGAAATAA
- a CDS encoding ParA family protein, which translates to MKTIAFTNQKGGVGKTTSTINVGAGLCREGKKVLLVDLDPQANLTYSLRLSSNRLETSIYDVMKGKVDPEETLISHNGFDIMPSSIDLSGAEMEFATEPARENILKNKLAPFYDKYDYILIDCPPNLGLLTLNAFTAVNEIFIVLQAEYLALHGLSKLMDVIQVVKERLNPDIEISGIICTLFDGRKNLNKEVVDHIQDYFGEKVFDTLIRDNVALAEAPSHHKTIFEYDPNSHGAKDYAALAKEIRNGQG; encoded by the coding sequence ATGAAAACGATTGCTTTTACAAATCAAAAAGGTGGAGTAGGAAAAACAACTTCAACTATTAACGTGGGTGCCGGTTTATGTCGAGAGGGCAAAAAGGTATTGCTGGTTGATCTTGATCCTCAGGCAAATTTGACATATTCACTCCGGTTGAGTTCGAATCGATTAGAAACAAGTATCTATGATGTTATGAAGGGTAAGGTTGATCCGGAAGAAACGCTGATTAGTCATAACGGTTTCGATATTATGCCATCATCAATAGATCTGTCTGGAGCAGAGATGGAGTTTGCTACTGAACCGGCTCGGGAAAATATTCTTAAGAATAAACTTGCTCCTTTCTACGATAAATATGACTATATCTTAATTGATTGTCCGCCCAATTTAGGGTTATTGACGCTCAATGCCTTTACGGCTGTTAATGAGATATTTATTGTTCTGCAGGCAGAGTATCTTGCTCTTCACGGGCTATCGAAGCTAATGGATGTCATCCAGGTCGTAAAAGAACGTTTGAACCCGGATATAGAAATTTCAGGTATAATCTGTACTCTCTTTGATGGGCGAAAAAATTTGAATAAAGAGGTTGTAGATCATATTCAAGATTATTTTGGTGAAAAGGTTTTTGACACATTAATAAGAGATAATGTAGCGTTAGCAGAGGCGCCTAGCCATCATAAAACAATTTTTGAGTATGACCCCAACAGTCATGGAGCTAAAGATTATGCAGCATTAGCTAAGGAAATAAGAAATGGTCAGGGCTAG
- a CDS encoding M28 family metallopeptidase: MFLRKYLLVLICFTLGITGGCNTEKADKKAKSKDQLSKVLHEISADSIEKNIRKLASFHTRHTTSDTTSDSVGIGAARRWIFKKFKEYQKRSGNRLKVQYDRYVETENSRIEEPTEIVNVVGKLPGKQLESKDRIYLVSGHYDSRVSDIMNDSSYAPGANDDASGTAAVMELARVMSHFEFDATIVFMAVAGEEQGLLGANHFAENAKKRNLNIAAMFTNDIIGNTIKRIDGSVHDDEVRVFTQGIPADKTLSDYHRMLLYTGGENDTPSRQLGRFIYRVSQNSNIDLDTKIIYRKDRYLRGGDHSAFLEKGYPAVRFSEPHEYYERQHQDVRLENGTQYGDLPKFVDYPYVAKVTKLNAAALATLANAPARPQKVGINVSKLENNTTLRWEAGKEPDLKGYEIVWRPTHTAFWKNKKFVGDTTQTTIKGVSKDNYLFGVRAVDRMGYKSPAVYPLPYRD, encoded by the coding sequence ATGTTTCTCAGAAAATATTTATTGGTATTGATCTGTTTTACTCTTGGAATAACAGGAGGGTGTAATACAGAGAAAGCAGACAAAAAAGCAAAGTCTAAAGATCAGCTTTCAAAAGTATTACATGAGATTTCTGCAGATTCTATTGAAAAAAATATTCGTAAGTTAGCTTCCTTTCATACTCGTCATACAACCTCTGATACCACAAGTGATTCTGTTGGTATAGGGGCAGCCCGCCGATGGATTTTTAAGAAGTTTAAAGAGTATCAAAAAAGGTCCGGTAACAGGTTAAAAGTTCAGTATGATCGATATGTTGAAACTGAGAACAGTAGGATTGAAGAACCAACAGAAATTGTGAATGTGGTTGGGAAGTTACCGGGCAAACAACTGGAAAGTAAAGATCGAATTTATCTTGTTAGCGGACACTACGATTCGAGGGTGTCAGATATTATGAATGATTCCAGTTATGCCCCGGGAGCTAATGATGATGCTTCCGGAACCGCTGCTGTTATGGAACTGGCCAGGGTGATGTCGCATTTTGAGTTCGATGCTACTATTGTATTCATGGCTGTTGCCGGTGAAGAACAGGGATTACTTGGAGCTAATCATTTTGCTGAAAATGCAAAGAAAAGAAATCTCAATATTGCAGCAATGTTTACAAATGATATCATCGGCAATACGATAAAAAGAATTGATGGGAGTGTACACGACGATGAAGTACGGGTGTTTACACAAGGTATACCGGCTGATAAAACGCTTTCTGACTATCATCGGATGCTATTATATACCGGGGGCGAAAATGATACTCCTTCAAGACAACTTGGACGTTTTATCTACCGGGTGAGCCAGAACTCTAATATCGATTTGGATACTAAGATCATTTATCGAAAAGATCGATATTTGAGAGGGGGAGACCATTCAGCTTTTTTGGAAAAGGGATATCCGGCAGTGCGTTTTAGTGAGCCACATGAGTACTATGAACGACAACACCAGGATGTACGGCTAGAGAATGGTACTCAGTATGGTGATTTACCTAAATTTGTAGACTATCCTTATGTTGCCAAAGTAACAAAGCTTAATGCTGCAGCTCTTGCAACATTAGCTAATGCTCCTGCACGTCCCCAAAAGGTTGGTATTAATGTTTCAAAATTAGAAAATAATACTACATTACGCTGGGAAGCAGGGAAGGAGCCAGATCTTAAAGGATATGAAATAGTATGGCGCCCAACCCATACGGCTTTTTGGAAAAATAAAAAATTTGTCGGTGATACAACCCAGACTACTATCAAAGGGGTTTCAAAAGACAATTACCTGTTTGGGGTACGTGCTGTCGATCGAATGGGGTATAAAAGCCCTGCTGTTTACCCATTGCCATATAGAGATTAA
- a CDS encoding dipeptidase gives MKSLYKLSLFCIAVLLMVGCSSSENHMQQAQKLAQEFIIVDGHIDVPYRLKSNWQDISQKTESGDFDYPRAKKGGLDAPFMSIYIPARYQKTGGAKAVADSLIDMVKGIATDNPDKFAIANTPKEIKSQFNKGLISLPMGMENGAPIGDSLENVQYFFDRGIRYITLTHSKDNQISDSSYDTTANTHQGLSEFGMDVVNEMNRVGMMVDVSHITDQAFQDVIEITKAPVVATHSSCRHFTPGFERNMSDELIKELADNDGVIMINFGSTFLDSISQNSIEQVRNEIAQKLEEKGLKSGSKEAESFQRKYFQENFKFSTVEKVADHIDHVVELVGVEHVGLGSDYDGVGPTLPTGLKDVSTYPNLFKELLNRGYTKEDIQNIASGNIFRVWNKVIEVSKQMQTEQPQ, from the coding sequence ATGAAATCATTGTATAAACTTTCTCTTTTCTGTATTGCTGTTCTTTTAATGGTCGGATGCTCAAGTTCCGAAAATCATATGCAGCAAGCTCAGAAGCTAGCGCAAGAATTTATTATTGTTGATGGTCATATAGATGTACCCTATAGGCTAAAAAGTAACTGGCAAGATATTTCTCAAAAAACAGAAAGTGGGGACTTTGATTATCCGCGAGCTAAAAAAGGAGGACTAGATGCCCCTTTTATGTCGATATACATTCCAGCCCGATACCAAAAAACAGGAGGTGCCAAAGCCGTGGCTGATAGTTTGATTGATATGGTTAAAGGTATTGCGACTGATAATCCCGATAAGTTTGCCATTGCCAACACTCCCAAAGAGATTAAATCGCAATTTAATAAGGGACTTATATCCCTGCCTATGGGTATGGAAAATGGAGCTCCCATAGGAGACAGTTTGGAAAATGTACAATACTTTTTCGATCGGGGCATTCGATACATCACCTTAACACATTCTAAGGACAATCAAATAAGCGACTCCTCTTACGATACTACTGCAAATACACACCAAGGGTTAAGTGAGTTCGGTATGGATGTCGTCAATGAAATGAATCGTGTGGGCATGATGGTTGATGTATCTCATATTACTGACCAAGCGTTTCAAGATGTAATAGAAATTACAAAGGCTCCAGTAGTAGCTACTCATTCTTCCTGTCGGCATTTCACCCCTGGTTTTGAGCGTAACATGAGTGATGAGCTCATTAAAGAACTAGCAGATAATGACGGAGTGATAATGATTAATTTCGGATCTACTTTTCTCGACAGTATCTCTCAAAACAGCATCGAACAAGTAAGAAATGAGATCGCTCAAAAATTGGAAGAAAAAGGCTTGAAAAGCGGAAGTAAAGAAGCTGAGTCATTTCAGAGAAAATACTTCCAAGAGAATTTTAAATTCAGTACCGTTGAGAAAGTTGCAGATCATATCGATCACGTCGTTGAACTGGTCGGTGTTGAACACGTAGGATTGGGATCAGACTACGATGGTGTAGGCCCTACTCTGCCCACCGGCCTAAAAGATGTGTCAACTTATCCCAACCTATTTAAAGAGCTGCTGAACCGCGGTTATACCAAAGAAGATATTCAAAATATTGCATCAGGTAATATCTTTCGAGTTTGGAATAAAGTAATAGAAGTATCTAAACAGATGCAGACCGAACAACCTCAATAA
- a CDS encoding alanine racemase has protein sequence MQPISSPTLLLNQSVCKANLHRMVEKARAHNLVLKPHMKTHQSKTVGEWIKEEGVNAVTVSSIEMAQYFVEAGWKDITIAFPANPNKSHALNELAAQVDITILINSKTVANSLSESLSHPVKAYIEIDTGADRTGIPSENTEQINDLISAIQSTKQLEWTGFYSHPGHSYQARSKAEISKVHQSVLKQAQALRERFSFLSNTFEICIGDTPCCSIAESFTGIDAISPGNFIFYDLMQTQIGSCEVADIAVVMACPIVDRYPKRNEVAIHGGAIHFSKEKLREGNITHYGQLVTPSDDHWQLPHNPAYLVSLSQEHGIVRFDPKDMKHYKIGDTVYIAPVHSCLTANLMEHYKLAQGKIIQQMRKTR, from the coding sequence ATGCAACCGATTTCTTCCCCTACCCTTTTACTCAACCAAAGCGTTTGTAAAGCTAACCTCCACAGGATGGTTGAAAAAGCTAGAGCTCACAACCTCGTTCTAAAACCTCATATGAAAACCCATCAATCAAAAACGGTTGGAGAGTGGATAAAAGAGGAAGGGGTGAATGCTGTTACCGTTTCTTCCATTGAGATGGCACAATACTTCGTTGAGGCTGGTTGGAAGGATATCACTATTGCTTTTCCCGCAAATCCGAATAAATCTCATGCTTTAAATGAGCTGGCAGCCCAAGTTGATATTACGATCTTAATAAACAGTAAAACTGTTGCTAATTCACTATCAGAATCACTAAGCCACCCTGTTAAAGCTTATATTGAAATTGATACCGGTGCAGATAGAACAGGTATACCTTCGGAAAATACTGAACAGATCAACGATCTCATCTCTGCTATTCAATCTACAAAACAATTAGAATGGACGGGCTTCTATTCGCACCCGGGACACTCTTACCAAGCACGTTCGAAGGCAGAGATCAGCAAGGTACATCAATCCGTTTTAAAGCAAGCTCAAGCATTAAGAGAAAGGTTTAGTTTCTTATCAAATACCTTTGAAATATGTATTGGTGATACTCCCTGTTGCTCAATTGCTGAATCATTTACCGGAATTGATGCAATTAGTCCCGGCAACTTTATATTCTATGACCTTATGCAAACACAAATAGGAAGTTGTGAGGTTGCTGATATTGCTGTAGTAATGGCATGTCCTATTGTAGATCGGTATCCCAAAAGAAATGAGGTAGCTATTCATGGTGGAGCAATACACTTTTCTAAGGAAAAGTTAAGAGAAGGAAATATCACTCACTATGGCCAATTGGTAACTCCATCCGATGATCATTGGCAACTCCCCCATAATCCAGCCTACCTTGTATCGCTATCACAGGAACACGGTATTGTACGTTTCGACCCCAAAGATATGAAACACTATAAAATTGGGGATACTGTTTATATTGCCCCTGTCCATTCTTGCCTTACAGCAAACTTAATGGAACACTATAAACTTGCCCAAGGCAAGATTATACAGCAGATGCGTAAAACGCGGTAG